A stretch of Pseudomonas sp. LS.1a DNA encodes these proteins:
- the ampE gene encoding regulatory signaling modulator protein AmpE, protein MSFLVLLLALWVEKFSALRHQVQRDGFFLGELVRLERSGKVHPWWTLAILVLAPVALLVLLLHVLDPVAYGLLALPVHLLVLIYSLGRGDAKASLGPFRDAWRRGDDQAALHVAERDLGLAADEPHSLLVQVQGNLLWQVYQGFFAVIFWYFVLGPGAALAYRLLALCGEHSKQPTLKARAEQLRHIMDWLPVRVLALSFALVGNFLAVTRVMLHEVLNWHISAAHLVARVGRIADDIPEEEDSQRGLGRLDSLWELLLRCAVLWYAGFALWTVLV, encoded by the coding sequence ATGAGTTTTCTGGTGTTGTTGCTGGCGCTGTGGGTCGAGAAGTTCTCGGCCCTGCGCCATCAGGTGCAACGTGATGGGTTCTTCCTGGGCGAACTGGTACGCCTGGAGCGCAGCGGCAAGGTGCACCCCTGGTGGACGCTGGCCATCCTGGTGTTGGCACCGGTAGCGCTGCTGGTATTGCTGCTGCATGTGCTGGACCCGGTGGCGTACGGCTTGCTGGCGTTGCCGGTGCACCTGCTGGTGCTGATCTACAGCCTGGGCCGCGGCGATGCCAAGGCATCGCTGGGGCCGTTCCGCGATGCCTGGCGGCGCGGTGATGACCAGGCTGCGCTGCACGTGGCCGAACGCGACCTGGGGCTGGCGGCCGACGAACCGCACAGCCTGTTGGTTCAGGTGCAGGGCAACCTGCTGTGGCAGGTGTACCAGGGCTTTTTCGCGGTGATCTTCTGGTACTTCGTGCTCGGCCCGGGCGCAGCCCTGGCCTATCGACTGCTGGCGCTGTGTGGCGAACACAGCAAGCAACCGACGTTGAAGGCTCGTGCCGAGCAGCTGAGGCATATCATGGACTGGCTCCCGGTGCGGGTGCTGGCCTTGAGTTTTGCCCTGGTTGGCAACTTCCTCGCGGTCACGCGGGTGATGCTGCACGAGGTGCTCAACTGGCACATCAGCGCCGCCCACCTGGTGGCGCGGGTCGGGCGCATTGCCGATGACATTCCCGAGGAAGAAGACAGCCAGCGCGGGCTGGGGCGGCTGGACAGCCTGTGGGAGCTGCTGCTGCGCTGTGCGGTGCTGTGGTATGCCGGTTTTGCGCTGTGGACGGTGCTTGTCTGA
- a CDS encoding DUF1631 domain-containing protein, protein MQKEGKVVPLAAAIDRGGRTPLPCLPVLLLQVRDKAALQLRQGLQDLFDNADDTLFEMADKAFDRSDQNLYFEAMRDLRLKRKSIERGFLDTFHDAFARIGQIDLLAHLLEPGNLRSKAQVERAAAIEGMVAQVLSRDGVALQQLGLRLQALLDRPLHEQHNPLGPAALCGYFLDAGRNLGVGLRVKLVLLKLFERYVLRDAEVIYGEANQLLAAAGVLPELPPAPRRRAEDRRMSARRGPANLGHEVGADAAGQVFFASLQTLLAPARGQFAPRLQAMAAAQPISTADLLRLLSHLQHYVPATHEADDFELGQQLEQLLLRVSVRSGTRRRIDVADEDMINLIGLLFAFIQNDDNLPASLRALIARLHIPLLKVALLDKGLFSRASHPARRLLNEIAGAAIGWECGGDGLRDSLHLRVERIVQRLLNDFAEDISLFAELLEDFLVFNQDERRRNELLEQRTRDAEEGRARAQQARQQVQHALNQRLRGRVLPQVVVQMLVQAWSQVLLLAWLKQGEASQAWRDALQTMDMLLASITPPHEPQALLQQVPGLLKALRDGLAGVALDSAATREFFLQLEQLHLRACAGGAGQPQGDVLVAEDIVLAIAEEPACAPLQVADGQAVALRQVQRLRIGTWVEVLDEDEPLRCKLVARIDSSDRLVFANRTGMKVREWNGASLAQALHRGDVRVLDDGLLFERALEAVLDGLRR, encoded by the coding sequence ATGCAAAAAGAAGGCAAGGTGGTGCCCTTGGCGGCAGCCATCGACCGAGGCGGGCGTACGCCTCTGCCTTGCCTTCCGGTATTGCTCCTGCAGGTACGCGACAAGGCCGCCTTGCAGTTGCGTCAGGGTTTGCAGGACTTGTTCGACAACGCCGACGACACCCTCTTCGAGATGGCCGACAAGGCGTTCGATCGCAGTGACCAGAACCTGTACTTCGAGGCCATGCGCGACCTGCGCCTGAAGCGCAAGAGCATCGAGCGCGGTTTTCTCGACACGTTCCATGATGCCTTTGCCCGTATCGGCCAGATTGACTTGCTGGCGCACCTGCTCGAGCCGGGCAACCTGCGCAGCAAAGCCCAGGTGGAGCGGGCCGCCGCGATCGAAGGCATGGTCGCGCAGGTGCTGTCACGCGACGGCGTTGCCCTGCAGCAACTGGGCCTGCGCTTGCAAGCACTGCTCGACCGCCCCCTGCACGAGCAGCACAACCCGCTGGGGCCCGCTGCGCTGTGCGGTTACTTCCTCGACGCTGGCCGCAACCTGGGGGTTGGCCTGCGGGTCAAACTGGTCCTGCTCAAACTGTTCGAGCGCTATGTGCTGCGTGATGCCGAAGTGATCTATGGTGAAGCCAACCAGTTGCTGGCTGCCGCCGGTGTGCTGCCCGAGTTGCCGCCGGCACCGCGCCGGCGCGCCGAAGATCGGCGCATGAGCGCACGACGTGGGCCGGCGAACCTGGGGCATGAGGTAGGCGCGGACGCAGCAGGGCAGGTTTTCTTTGCCTCGTTGCAAACACTGCTGGCCCCGGCGCGTGGGCAGTTCGCGCCTCGTTTGCAGGCGATGGCCGCCGCCCAGCCAATCAGTACCGCCGACCTGCTGCGCCTGCTTTCGCATTTGCAGCACTACGTGCCTGCCACCCACGAGGCTGACGATTTCGAGCTTGGCCAACAGCTTGAACAATTGCTGCTGCGGGTCAGCGTGCGCAGCGGCACACGCCGGCGCATCGATGTGGCCGACGAGGACATGATCAACCTGATCGGCCTGCTGTTCGCCTTCATCCAGAACGACGACAACTTGCCGGCCAGCCTGCGCGCGCTGATCGCACGTCTGCATATTCCGCTGCTGAAAGTGGCCCTGCTGGACAAGGGGCTGTTCAGTCGGGCCAGCCACCCGGCCCGCCGGCTGCTCAACGAGATCGCCGGCGCGGCCATCGGCTGGGAATGCGGCGGCGATGGCCTGCGTGACAGCCTGCACCTGCGGGTGGAGCGTATCGTCCAGCGCCTGCTCAATGATTTTGCCGAAGATATCAGCCTGTTCGCCGAACTGCTCGAAGACTTCCTCGTTTTCAACCAGGACGAACGGCGGCGCAACGAGCTGCTTGAACAACGCACCCGCGACGCCGAAGAAGGGCGTGCCCGGGCCCAGCAGGCCAGGCAGCAGGTGCAGCACGCACTTAACCAGCGTCTGCGTGGCCGGGTATTGCCGCAGGTGGTGGTACAGATGCTGGTGCAGGCCTGGAGCCAGGTGCTGCTGCTGGCCTGGCTCAAGCAGGGCGAGGCATCCCAGGCCTGGCGGGATGCATTGCAGACGATGGACATGTTGCTGGCCAGCATCACCCCGCCACATGAGCCGCAAGCCTTGCTGCAGCAGGTGCCGGGCCTGCTCAAGGCACTGCGCGATGGCCTGGCCGGCGTGGCCCTGGACTCGGCCGCGACCCGCGAATTCTTCCTGCAGCTGGAGCAGTTGCACCTGCGTGCCTGTGCAGGTGGCGCGGGCCAGCCCCAGGGCGACGTACTGGTGGCCGAGGACATCGTGCTGGCGATTGCCGAAGAGCCCGCTTGCGCACCGTTGCAGGTTGCCGACGGGCAGGCTGTGGCGCTGCGCCAGGTGCAGCGCTTGCGTATCGGTACCTGGGTCGAGGTGCTGGACGAGGACGAACCGCTGCGCTGCAAACTGGTGGCACGCATCGACAGCAGCGACCGGTTGGTGTTCGCCAACCGCACCGGCATGAAAGTGCGCGAATGGAACGGTGCCAGCCTGGCCCAGGCACTGCACCGGGGCGACGTGCGGGTGCTGGATGACGGGCTGTTGTTCGAGCGGGCGCTGGAGGCGGTGCTCGACGGGCTGCGGCGGTAG
- a CDS encoding TatD family hydrolase, producing the protein MRLIDTHTHLDFPDFDADRPRLLANAAERGVERMVVLGVYQANFQRVWDLACADQRLFAALGLHPIYLDQHRPEHLVQLREWLERLHGNPRLCAVGEFGLDYYLEDLDKARQQDLFEAQLQMACDFELPALLHVRRSHAQVIATLKRYKPARAGVIHAFAGSYEEAREYIKLGFRLGLGGAATWPQALRLRKTLARLPLDSVVLETDAPDMAPVMYPGMRNSPEHLPEIAGALAQVMGVDVSELAEASSRNACALFGW; encoded by the coding sequence ATGCGCCTGATCGACACCCACACTCACCTGGACTTCCCCGACTTCGACGCCGACCGCCCGCGCCTGCTGGCCAACGCGGCGGAGCGCGGGGTGGAGCGGATGGTGGTGCTGGGGGTGTACCAGGCGAATTTCCAGCGGGTGTGGGACCTGGCCTGCGCCGACCAGCGCCTGTTCGCCGCACTCGGCCTGCACCCGATCTACCTTGACCAGCATCGCCCGGAGCACCTGGTGCAGTTGCGCGAATGGCTGGAGCGCCTGCATGGCAACCCACGGCTATGTGCCGTGGGCGAGTTTGGCCTGGACTACTACCTCGAAGACCTGGACAAGGCCCGCCAGCAGGACCTGTTCGAAGCGCAACTGCAGATGGCCTGCGACTTCGAACTGCCCGCCCTGCTGCACGTGCGCCGCAGCCATGCCCAGGTGATCGCCACGCTCAAGCGCTACAAGCCGGCGCGGGCGGGGGTGATACATGCGTTTGCCGGCAGTTATGAAGAGGCCCGCGAGTACATCAAGCTGGGCTTCCGGCTTGGGCTTGGCGGTGCGGCTACCTGGCCACAGGCGCTGCGGCTGCGCAAGACCCTGGCGCGGTTGCCGCTGGACAGCGTGGTGCTGGAGACCGATGCGCCGGACATGGCGCCGGTCATGTACCCAGGGATGAGGAACAGCCCGGAGCACCTGCCGGAGATTGCCGGGGCGCTGGCGCAGGTGATGGGGGTAGACGTCTCGGAGCTGGCTGAAGCCAGCAGCCGCAATGCTTGCGCGTTGTTTGGCTGGTAG
- the ampD gene encoding 1,6-anhydro-N-acetylmuramyl-L-alanine amidase AmpD, protein MQLDRATGWFHGIGITHCPSPNFNARPEGESISLLVIHNISLPPACFGTGKVQQFFQNRLDPDEHPYFASINHLTVSAHLFVERDGAVTQFVSLLDRAWHAGVSCFGGREGCNDFSIGIELEGTDDLPYTDAQYAVLEQLTRHIRGAWPAIGLDRIQGHSDIAPQRKTDPGPAFDWSRYRQALQQNEDKA, encoded by the coding sequence ATGCAATTGGACCGTGCCACTGGCTGGTTCCACGGAATCGGAATCACCCACTGCCCCTCGCCGAACTTCAATGCCCGCCCCGAAGGCGAATCGATTTCACTGCTGGTGATCCACAACATCAGCCTGCCGCCGGCCTGTTTCGGCACCGGCAAGGTCCAGCAGTTCTTCCAGAACCGCCTGGACCCCGACGAACACCCGTACTTCGCCAGCATCAACCACCTGACCGTGTCGGCGCACCTGTTCGTCGAGCGTGACGGTGCGGTGACCCAGTTCGTGTCGTTGCTCGACCGCGCCTGGCACGCCGGTGTGTCGTGCTTCGGCGGGCGTGAAGGCTGTAACGATTTCTCCATCGGCATCGAACTTGAAGGGACCGACGACCTGCCCTATACCGATGCCCAGTACGCGGTGCTGGAGCAGCTTACCCGGCACATTCGCGGTGCCTGGCCGGCCATCGGCCTGGACCGCATCCAGGGCCATAGCGACATTGCCCCGCAGCGCAAGACCGACCCCGGTCCGGCCTTCGACTGGTCGCGCTATCGCCAAGCGCTGCAGCAAAACGAGGACAAGGCATGA
- a CDS encoding RHS repeat-associated core domain-containing protein yields the protein MMRKALSNSLFFYQGDHFIFLKQGDVIRTIFRTHDLALAERQIAGSAATGLLTTDDKGSVLSVQETDEKEPHTYSAYGHAPGSPSLRTLLGYNGEATISVRDSYALGNGYRSFSTVLMRFESPDSLSPFGKGGINPYSYCDCDPINNTDPSGHLTFRRWRAPTTQQWRPIRQRELAGPLEGAAEAARHRQRVRAMENVINSILRDEFRQHQRDHMPGRGNLHMPSHPSMANPNPERQAAIAATSSSHGNFAAQNALTELPYTPPLNSRTNERGSLSRQVSSTSSVDSWDEWNPNPEVVEHHRNLAIMNAIRQARHGP from the coding sequence ATGATGAGAAAAGCATTAAGCAATTCGCTCTTCTTCTATCAGGGTGACCATTTTATTTTCTTGAAACAAGGCGACGTGATTCGCACCATCTTCCGCACGCATGACCTGGCATTAGCCGAGCGACAAATAGCGGGAAGCGCTGCGACTGGCTTACTGACAACCGATGACAAGGGTTCGGTGCTGTCGGTGCAGGAAACCGATGAGAAAGAGCCTCACACGTATTCAGCTTATGGTCATGCCCCAGGATCGCCATCATTGCGAACGCTGCTGGGCTACAACGGCGAAGCCACCATTTCTGTACGCGACAGCTATGCCCTTGGCAATGGCTATCGATCCTTCAGCACGGTCCTGATGCGCTTTGAGTCGCCTGACAGCTTGAGTCCATTTGGGAAAGGTGGGATTAATCCATACAGCTACTGCGACTGTGACCCGATAAACAATACCGACCCCAGCGGCCATTTAACTTTCAGACGTTGGCGCGCTCCTACAACGCAACAATGGAGACCGATACGGCAACGAGAGCTCGCAGGGCCCCTGGAAGGGGCCGCTGAGGCTGCAAGACATCGTCAACGGGTACGTGCGATGGAAAACGTGATAAATAGCATTCTCCGGGATGAGTTCAGGCAACACCAGCGAGACCATATGCCGGGGCGAGGTAATCTTCACATGCCGTCGCATCCATCGATGGCCAATCCAAATCCGGAAAGACAAGCTGCAATTGCGGCCACCAGTTCGTCACATGGAAATTTCGCTGCCCAGAACGCATTAACGGAGTTGCCCTACACCCCCCCTTTAAATTCCCGCACAAATGAGCGCGGCAGTCTTTCCAGGCAAGTCAGCTCAACCTCATCTGTAGACTCATGGGATGAGTGGAATCCGAATCCGGAGGTGGTCGAACACCATAGAAACCTGGCAATCATGAATGCCATAAGGCAAGCCCGACATGGGCCTTGA
- the cra gene encoding catabolite repressor/activator, with protein MKLSDIARLAGVSVTTASYVINGKAEQQRISNSTVERVRAVVEAHGFTPNPQAAGLRSRHTRTLGFILPDLENPSYARIAKQLEQGARARGYQLLIASSDDQPDSERQLQQLFRARRCDALFVASCLPPEDDSYRELQDKGLPVIAIDRRLDPAHFCSVISDDRDASRQLAASLLSAAPRSIALIGARPELSVSQARAGGFDEALQGYAGEVRRYQGEAFSRECGQRLMQQLIEDFGGLPDALVTTSYVLLQGVFDTLQARPADSRQLQLGTFGDNQLLDFLPLPVNAMAQQHGLIAATALELALAAIEDKRYEPGVHAVGRTFKQRITVA; from the coding sequence GTGAAACTCAGCGATATCGCCCGTCTGGCCGGTGTGTCCGTGACCACCGCCAGCTACGTCATCAATGGCAAGGCCGAACAGCAGCGCATCAGCAACAGCACTGTCGAGCGGGTACGCGCGGTGGTCGAGGCCCACGGCTTCACCCCCAACCCGCAGGCCGCTGGCCTGCGCAGCCGGCATACCCGCACCCTGGGCTTCATTCTCCCGGATCTGGAGAACCCCAGCTACGCCCGCATCGCCAAGCAACTCGAACAAGGTGCCCGCGCCCGTGGCTACCAGTTGCTGATCGCCAGCAGCGACGACCAGCCCGACAGCGAGCGCCAGTTGCAGCAGCTGTTCCGCGCCCGCCGGTGCGACGCGCTGTTCGTCGCCAGCTGCCTGCCACCGGAAGATGACAGCTACCGCGAACTGCAGGACAAAGGCCTGCCGGTGATTGCCATCGACCGCCGCCTGGACCCTGCGCACTTCTGCTCGGTGATCAGCGACGACCGCGACGCCAGCCGCCAACTGGCCGCCAGCTTGCTGAGCGCCGCCCCGCGCAGCATCGCGCTGATCGGCGCACGCCCCGAGCTGTCGGTCAGCCAGGCACGTGCCGGCGGCTTCGACGAAGCCCTGCAAGGCTATGCCGGCGAAGTTCGCCGCTATCAGGGCGAAGCGTTCAGCCGTGAGTGCGGCCAGCGCTTGATGCAGCAGCTGATCGAAGACTTCGGCGGCCTGCCGGATGCCCTGGTTACCACCTCCTATGTGCTGCTGCAAGGAGTGTTCGACACCCTGCAGGCCCGCCCTGCCGACTCGCGCCAGCTGCAGCTGGGTACCTTTGGCGACAACCAGTTGCTCGACTTCCTGCCGCTGCCGGTGAATGCCATGGCCCAGCAGCATGGCCTGATTGCCGCCACCGCGCTGGAACTGGCACTGGCCGCGATCGAGGACAAACGCTACGAACCTGGTGTACATGCCGTCGGTCGAACGTTCAAGCAACGCATTACAGTGGCCTGA